A genomic segment from Juglans regia cultivar Chandler chromosome 14, Walnut 2.0, whole genome shotgun sequence encodes:
- the LOC109000673 gene encoding DDT domain-containing protein PTM: MDPPVARSRGRPRKRRPNEDENIALGPNTKNQAFERRPVALVGRYVLKEFRGSGVFLGRVSHYDQGLYRVDYEDGDCEDLDSGEVRGFILGDSDFDADLNRRKKKLDELLSKISANSKSQFEKEGYGLTNGADKIDTSTLSEMGGVVAIENDGGELEGYEDSSSDSSDSGFNVETPPIPPPELPPSSGTVGVPEQYVSNLFSVYGFLRSLSIPLFLSPFSLDDFVGSLNCCVPNTLLDAVHVSLMRALRRHLETLSLDGLELASKCLRCIDWSLLDTLTWPIYLVHYLTVMGHTKGPKWRGFYDEVLVGEYYCLPAGRKLMVLQILCDDVLESAEIRAEIDMREESEVGLDYDTEATTHENGPRRVHPRYSKTSACKGREAMEIIAETHNTKSLGNLNYSGFKGTKHNVDVADVDVDRNSDECRLCGMDGTLLCCDGCPSAYHSRCIGVMKMFIPEGLWYCPECTINKIAPNIAIGTSLKGAEIFGIDLYERIFLGACDHLLVLRDSIDTEPYFRYYNQNDIPKVLQALCSSVQHTALYLGVCKAILHHWSIPESVLPLPVMNEVCINLAHIKDNAQLPTLLFPPCKEERRVPNMLEAGNVVYNENQSSTDNVGTSCLRVSSDEITRIGLSESHGGGDRMQQECTLMDMNLTERMKMKSEISNGSERHRANPSDLTHQSSVDRSDAVDLTTCTSRNNNGSCTRYVNGMCFPMNLVSQSEEGNQASSGKSDNNSVVDFLYLGSFHKPQAYINNYMHGEFAASASAKLAVLSSEETRVSEGHALENSRKVASTNNFLQAKAFSLTASRFFWPSSEKKLVEVPRERCGWCLSCKASISSKRGCMLNHACLSATKGAMKILAGLRPVNSGERSLASIATYILYMEESLHGLIVGPFQSASYRKQWHKQVEHASTCRAIKTLLLELEEHISIIALSGDWVKLVDGSLVDSSMVQNATCTVATTQKRGLSGRRSRKQSAASEVTADGCPDQSFVWWQGGKLSKLIFQKAILPRLVVKKAARQGGWRKISGIDYADSSEIPRRSRRLVWRAAVEMSKNASQLAFQVRYLDFHLRWSDFLRPEQNLQDGKVLDTEASAFRNAAICAKTIVENKIRYAVAFRNQKHLPSRVMKNIIEIEQSQDGKDKYWFSESRIPLYLIKEYEESSDKVPLLSGEEPLDLSIKLQRRRLKASRRDIFFYLICKRDKLDVCSCSSCQLDVLIGNAVKCGACQGYCHEGCTMISTMCMNEEVEFLITCKHCYHAKDFAQKEISNESPITPPALQRRDCPNLTAATKGRRQACSNQSLASVRTQHTSSELKHTASNSSLANKSRRRTCSWGVIWKKKNSEDTGIDFRLKNILLKGSLDVHRLEPVCHLCHKPYRSDLMYICCEICQKWYHAEAVELEESKIFDVTGFKCCKCRRIRSPLCPYVDLKDNLPEGKKTRSRDMKQGHVRGDSDSGMISEFECEPAKSVFLTGEVSGREFVECEPGTPSFPMAETSKQEYDPLLFSLSRVELITQHDPGVDEWNTASGPGPQKLPVRRHVKREGDVDGLSGSNLSHAELSTHLEVNSLKPTQRASSPQAEWDVESEMMLDYQGFNYEDMEFEPQTYFTVTELLESDDVGQFDGVDTAGNWSGCLENPSDRISQDEVPEQYRMADTLSNHSEPENSANPIVNMVHCQKCLHTEPAPDVSCEICGLQIHRNCSPWVELSSGEGSWRCGNCREWR, encoded by the exons ATGGACCCTCCTGTGGCGAGATCGAGGGGTAGGCCGAGGAAACGGAGGCCAAACGAGGACGAAAACATTGCTCTGGGCCCCAACACCAAGAACCAGGCCTTTGAGAGAAGACCCGTGGCTTTGGTGGGACGGTACGTGCTGAAGGAATTCCGTGGCAGTGGGGTTTTTCTTGGGAGAGTTTCGCATTACGACCAGGGATTGTATAGGGTCGATTACGAGGACGGGGACTGCGAGGACTTGGATAGCGGCGAGGTTCGTGGATTTATTTTGGGAGATAGTGACTTCGACGCTGATTTGaatagaaggaagaagaaattagATGAATTACTATCGAAAATTAGTGCAAACAGTAAGAGCCAATTCGAGAAGGAAGGGTACGGCTTGACAAATGGAGCGGATAAGATTGATACTTCCACATTAAGTGAGATGGGTGGTGTGGTGGCAATTGAAAATGATGGGGGAGAACTTGAAGGCTATGAAGATTCCTCGAGTGATTCGAGTGATTCGGGATTCAATGTAGAGACCCCACCCATCCCACCACCGGAGTTGCCACCTTCTTCAGGAACTGTAGGTGTGCCGGAGCAGTATGTTTCCAATCTTTTCTCTGTTTATGGTTTCTTGCGGTCCTTAAGCATCCCCTTGTTTTTGAGCCCATTTTCTTTAGATGATTTTGTGGGGTCGCTTAATTGTTGTGTTCCAAACACATTGTTGGATGCTGTTCACGTTTCTTTGATGCGTGCATTGAGGCGTCATCTTGAAACACTCTCATTGGATGGCTTGGAGCTTGCCTCAAAATGCTTGAG GTGCATTGATTGGAGCTTGCTCGATACATTGACTTGGCCCATTTACCTGGTCCACTATTTAACAGTTATGGGACACACAAAGGGACCTAAGTGGAGAGGATTTTATGATGAGGTTTTAGTTGGGGAGTATTATTGCCTACCTGCAGGTAGGAAGTTAATGGTTTTACAAATACTGTGTGATGATGTCTTGGAGTCAGCTGAGATAAGAGCTGAGATTGACATGCGTGAAGAATCAGAAGTCGGATTAGATTATGACACAGAAGCAACCACTCACGAAAATGGGCCTAGAAGGGTCCACCCCAGATATTCCAAAACTTCTGCTTGCAAGGGCAGAGAAGCTATGGAGATTATTGCAGAAACCCACAACACAAAGTCATTGGGTAACTTAAATTATTCAGGTTTCAAAGGTACTAAACACAATGTGGATGTTGCTGATGTCGATGTGGATAGAAATAGTGATGAATGTCGGCTTTGTGGCATGGATGGGACCTTGCTTTGCTGTGACGGGTGCCCATCAGCATACCATTCAAGGTGTATAGGTGTGATGAAAATGTTTATACCAGAAGGGCTCTGGTACTGTCCAGAGTGCACTATTAATAAGATTGCACCGAATATTGCAATTGGAACATCACTTAAAGGTGCAGAAATATTTGGCATCGATTTGTATGAGCGGATCTTCTTGGGTGCTTGCGACCACCTACTGGT GCTTAGGGATTCTATAGATACAGAACCATATTTCAGATATTACAATCAGAATGACATTCCAAAGGTCCTGCAAGCTCTTTGTTCATCCGTGCAACATACAGCTTTATACTTGGGGGTGTGTAAGGCAATTTTGCACCATTGGTCTATTCCTGAAAGTGTCTTACCTCTTCCAGTGATGAATGAAGTGTGTATAAACTTGGCCCATATAAAGGATAATGCACAACTTCCTACCCTCTTATTCCCTCCTTGCAAGGAAGAACGGAGAGTTCCTAATATGCTTGAGGCAGGGAATGTTGTGTATAATGAAAACCAAAGCAGCACAGATAATGTGGGAACATCATGTCTCAGGGTCTCCTCAGATGAGATTACCCGGATTGGACTTTCTGAATCTCATGGTGGTGGTGATAGAATGCAACAGGAATGCACACTTATGGATATGAACCTAACTGAGAGGATGAAAATGAAGTCTGAAATTTCTAATGGTTCAGAAAGACATCGAGCCAATCCATCTGACTTAACCCACCAAAGTTCGGTTGACAGATCAGATGCAGTAGACCTTACTACATGCACCTCCAGAAACAACAATGGAAGTTGTACTAGGTATGTGAATGGTATGTGTTTTCCTATGAATTTGGTCTCTCAAAGCGAAGAAGGTAATCAAGCAAGTTCTGGAAAGAGTGACAACAATTCAGTTGTTGACTTTTTATACTTGGGGTCTTTCCATAAACCTCAAGCATACATCAATAATTACATGCATGGAGAGTTTGCTGCGTCTGCTTCTGCTAAACTAGCTGTTCTTTCATCAGAGGAAACTCGGGTTTCCGAGGGTCATGCTTTGGAAAACTCGAGGAAGGTTGCATCTACCAACAATTTTTTACAGGCAAAAGCATTCTCATTAACAGCCTCTCGTTTCTTCTGGCCAAGTTCTGAAAAGAAGCTTGTGGAGGTTCCAAGGGAGAGGTGTGGTTGGTGTCTTTCTTGTAAGGCCTCTATTTCAAGCAAGAGGGGATGCATGTTAAACCATGCTTGCTTGAGTGCCACAAAAGGTGCTATGAAGATCCTTGCGGGCCTTCGTCCCGTTAATAGTGGAGAAAGGAGTCTTGCCAGCATCGCAACGTACATTTTATACATGGAGGAGAGTTTACATGGTCTGATAGTTGGTCCCTTTCAGAGTGCTAGTTACAGAAAGCAATGGCATAAACAAGTAGAGCATGCTTCAACTTGCCGTGCAATAAAGACTCTGTTACTTGAA CTTGAGGAACACATTAGCATCATTGCTCTTTCTGGGGACTGGGTTAAACTGGTGGATGGTTCGTTAGTTGACTCTTCTATGGTTCAAAATGCAACATGCACTGTTGCAACAACACAGAAACGTGGACTTAGTGGAAGGAGAAGCAGAAAACAGTCTGCTGCCTCTGAAGTGACAGCTGATGGTTGCCCTGACCAAAGTTTTGTCTGGTGGCAAGGTGGGAAGCTATCGAAGCTTATATTTCAGAAAGCAATTTTGCCACGCTTGGTGGTCAAAAAAGCAGCTCGCCAAG GTGGTTGGAGAAAGATTTCTGGCATTGATTATGCTGATAGTTCTGAGATTCCTCGAAGAAGCAGGCGGTTGGTTTGGAGAGCTGCTGTTGAAATGAGTAAGAATGCATCACAGCTTGCATTTCAG GTCAGATACTTGGACTTTCATTTGAGATGGAGTGATTTTCTTCGGCCTGAGCAGAACCTTCAGGATGGAAAGGTACTAGATACAGAAGCTTCTGCTTTCAGAAATGCTGCCATTTGTGCTAAAACAATCGTGGAAAACAAGATCAGATATGCAGTTGCTTTTCGGAACCAAAAGCATCTTCCTTCACGTGTCATGAAGAATATCATTGAGATTGAGCAAAGTCAAGATGGAAAAGACAAGTATTGGTTTTCTGAATCTCGCATTCCTTTATACTTGATCAAAGAGTATGAAGAAAGTTCTGATAAAGTACCCTTGCTCTCTGGTGAGGAGCCCTTGGATTTATCAATCAAGTTACAAAGAAGGCGCTTGAAAGCTTCCCGTCGAgatatatttttctatcttatttGCAAGAGAGATAAATTGGACGTGTGCTCTTGTTCCTCGTGTCAGCTGGATGTTTTAATTGg GAATGCGGTCAAGTGCGGTGCATGCCAAG GTTATTGTCATGAAGGCTGTACCATGATTTCAACAATGTGCATGAATGAGGAAGTAGAGTTCTTGATTACATGCAAGCACTGTTACCATGCAAAGGATTTTGCTCAGAAAGAAATCAGTAATGAATCTCCGATCACTCCCCCGGCATTGCAAAGGCGAGATTGTCCTAATTTGACTGCAGCCACTAAGGGCAGAAGGCAAGCATGTAGTAATCAATCATTAGCATCTGTCAGAACTCAGCACACTAGTTCTGAGTTGAAGCACACTGCTTCTAATTCTAGTTTGGCAAATAAAAGCCGCCGCCGGACGTGTTCTTGGGGTGTtatatggaagaagaaaaactctGAAGACACTGGCATTGATTTCAGgcttaaaaatattcttttgaaGGGCAGTTTGGATGTCCATCGGTTGGAACCTGTTTGTCACTTGTGCCATAAGCCATATAGGTCTGATCTTATGTATATTTGCTGTGAAATTTGCCAAA AATGGTACCATGCTGAAGCTGTTGAACTTGAAGAGTCAAAAATTTTCGATGTAACAGGCTTCAAGTGTTGCAAGTGTCGTAGGATAAGGTCACCATTGTGTCCTTACGTGGACCTTAAAGACAATCTGCCCGAGGGCAAGAAGACACGCTCAAGGGATATGAAGCAAGGGCATGTAAGAGGAGACTCTGATTCGGGAATGATTTCTGAATTTGAGTGTGAACCTGCAAAATCGGTATTTCTCACGGGGGAAGTTTCGGGACGAGAATTTGTAGAGTGTGAACCTGGGACTCCATCGTTTCCCATGGCGGAAACGTCAAAACAAGAATATGATccccttcttttctctctttccagAGTTGAGTTAATTACACAGCATGATCCAGGAGTGGATGAATGGAATACTGCTTCTGGGCCAGGGCCGCAAAAACTTCCAGTCAGGAGGCATGTGAAGCGTGAGGGGGATGTAGATGGCTTATCTGGAAGTAATCTTTCTCATGCTGAATTATCCACACACCTTGAAGTCAATAGCTTGAAACCTACACAGAGAGCATCGTCTCCTCAAGCAGAGTGGGATGTTGAAAGTGAGATGATGTTAGACTATCAAGGTTTTAATTATGAAGATATGGAATTTGAACCACAAACCTACTTCACTGTTACAGAGTTGCTGGAGTCTGACGACGTTGGCCAATTTGATGGAGTTGATACGGCTGGGAATTGGTCAGGGTGCTTGGAAAATCCCTCTGATAGAATTTCACAAGACGAAGTCCCTGAACAGTATAGAATGGCGGATACTTTAAGTAATCATTCAGAACCTGAAAATTCTGCAAACCCTATTGTTAATATGGTGCATTGTCAGAAGTGTTTGCATACAGAACCAGCCCCTGATGTTTCTTGTGAGATTTGTGGGTTACAGATACACAGAAACTGCTCACCTTGGGTGGAATTATCATCTGGGGAAGGCAGTTGGAGGTGTGGAAATTGCCGTGAGTGGCGGTAG